The following coding sequences are from one Lycium ferocissimum isolate CSIRO_LF1 chromosome 3, AGI_CSIRO_Lferr_CH_V1, whole genome shotgun sequence window:
- the LOC132050140 gene encoding glycosyltransferase BC10-like isoform X2, translating into MLAFLSLQIFSPSSHSQVPSSSLLSRRSLHSNWEDSITPDDGFRGNPKVAFLFLARRNLPLDFLWKCFFENADTANYSIYIHSEPGFMFNESTSRSYFFHDRQLKNSIKVGWGEASMIEAERLLLEEALKDPANIRFVLLSESFLDKKERRYNPNMAPYVPMSKWRKGSQWITLIRKHAEEVADDNIVFPAFKMFCERSRNCIPDEHYVQTLLAMHDSEGELERRTITYTEWSQSGTNMDKSSWHPMTFSYADAGPEQIKRIKDIDNVYYDSEYRTEWCHNNSTQVPCFLFARKFSQGAAMRLLSEGVVSRFDASAIMDPTP; encoded by the exons atgttggcTTTTCTTAGCCTCCAGATATTCTCTCCATCATCACACTCCCAagttccttcttcttcattgcTTTCTCGTAGATCTCTCCATTCTAATTGGGAGGACTCCATCACCCCCGATGATGGTTTTCGAGGCAATCCAAAAGTTGCATTTCTCTTCCTAGCTCGACGTAATTTGCCTCTCGATTTTCTTTGGAAATGTTTCTTCGAG AATGCTGACACTGCTAATTATTCGATATATATACATTCAGAACCTGGTTTTATGTTTAATGAGTCCACCTCAAGGTCATATTTCTTCCATGATCGCCAATTGAAAAATAGCATCAAG GTAGGTTGGGGAGAAGCAAGTATGATTGAAGCAGAGAGATTGTTACTTGAGGAAGCTCTTAAGGATCCAGCCAATATAAGATTTGTTCTCTTGTCTGAGAG CTTTCTCGATAAAAAAGAACGACGCTACAACCCAAACATGGCACCATATGTACCAATGAGCAAATGGCGGAAAGGATCTCAG TGGATCACTTTAATCAGGAAGCATGCAGAAGAAGTTGCTGATGACAATATTGTTTTTCCAGCTTTCAAGATGTTCTGCGAG AGAAGTCGCAACTGCATTCCAGATGAACACTATGTGCAGACATTGTTGGCA ATGCATGATAGTGAAGGAGAACTGGAACGTCGAACTATAACCTATACAGAGTGGAGCCAATCTGGGACAAATATGGACAAAAGTAGTTGGCATCCTATGACGTTTAGCTATGCAGATGCAGGACCTGAACAGATCAAGAGAATAAAG GATATCGACAACGTTTACTACGATTCAGAGTACAGAACAGAGTGGTGCCATAATAATTCTACGCAGGTTCCTTGTTTTTTGTTTGCAAGGAAATTCTCACAAGGAGCTGCAATGCGTCTACTGAGTGAAGGAGTTGTTTCTCGGTTTGATGCCTCCGCTATAATGGACCCAACACCATGA
- the LOC132050140 gene encoding glycosyltransferase BC10-like isoform X1, with translation MLAFLSLQIFSPSSHSQVPSSSLLSRRSLHSNWEDSITPDDGFRGNPKVAFLFLARRNLPLDFLWKCFFENADTANYSIYIHSEPGFMFNESTSRSYFFHDRQLKNSIKVGWGEASMIEAERLLLEEALKDPANIRFVLLSESCIPLYNFSYIYIYLMASPRSFVDSFLDKKERRYNPNMAPYVPMSKWRKGSQWITLIRKHAEEVADDNIVFPAFKMFCERSRNCIPDEHYVQTLLAMHDSEGELERRTITYTEWSQSGTNMDKSSWHPMTFSYADAGPEQIKRIKDIDNVYYDSEYRTEWCHNNSTQVPCFLFARKFSQGAAMRLLSEGVVSRFDASAIMDPTP, from the exons atgttggcTTTTCTTAGCCTCCAGATATTCTCTCCATCATCACACTCCCAagttccttcttcttcattgcTTTCTCGTAGATCTCTCCATTCTAATTGGGAGGACTCCATCACCCCCGATGATGGTTTTCGAGGCAATCCAAAAGTTGCATTTCTCTTCCTAGCTCGACGTAATTTGCCTCTCGATTTTCTTTGGAAATGTTTCTTCGAG AATGCTGACACTGCTAATTATTCGATATATATACATTCAGAACCTGGTTTTATGTTTAATGAGTCCACCTCAAGGTCATATTTCTTCCATGATCGCCAATTGAAAAATAGCATCAAG GTAGGTTGGGGAGAAGCAAGTATGATTGAAGCAGAGAGATTGTTACTTGAGGAAGCTCTTAAGGATCCAGCCAATATAAGATTTGTTCTCTTGTCTGAGAG CTGCATCCCGTTGTACAACTTTAGCTATATATACATCTATTTGATGGCTTCTCCTAGGAGTTTTGTAGACAG CTTTCTCGATAAAAAAGAACGACGCTACAACCCAAACATGGCACCATATGTACCAATGAGCAAATGGCGGAAAGGATCTCAG TGGATCACTTTAATCAGGAAGCATGCAGAAGAAGTTGCTGATGACAATATTGTTTTTCCAGCTTTCAAGATGTTCTGCGAG AGAAGTCGCAACTGCATTCCAGATGAACACTATGTGCAGACATTGTTGGCA ATGCATGATAGTGAAGGAGAACTGGAACGTCGAACTATAACCTATACAGAGTGGAGCCAATCTGGGACAAATATGGACAAAAGTAGTTGGCATCCTATGACGTTTAGCTATGCAGATGCAGGACCTGAACAGATCAAGAGAATAAAG GATATCGACAACGTTTACTACGATTCAGAGTACAGAACAGAGTGGTGCCATAATAATTCTACGCAGGTTCCTTGTTTTTTGTTTGCAAGGAAATTCTCACAAGGAGCTGCAATGCGTCTACTGAGTGAAGGAGTTGTTTCTCGGTTTGATGCCTCCGCTATAATGGACCCAACACCATGA
- the LOC132050140 gene encoding glycosyltransferase BC10-like isoform X3: MFNESTSRSYFFHDRQLKNSIKVGWGEASMIEAERLLLEEALKDPANIRFVLLSESCIPLYNFSYIYIYLMASPRSFVDSFLDKKERRYNPNMAPYVPMSKWRKGSQWITLIRKHAEEVADDNIVFPAFKMFCERSRNCIPDEHYVQTLLAMHDSEGELERRTITYTEWSQSGTNMDKSSWHPMTFSYADAGPEQIKRIKDIDNVYYDSEYRTEWCHNNSTQVPCFLFARKFSQGAAMRLLSEGVVSRFDASAIMDPTP, translated from the exons ATGTTTAATGAGTCCACCTCAAGGTCATATTTCTTCCATGATCGCCAATTGAAAAATAGCATCAAG GTAGGTTGGGGAGAAGCAAGTATGATTGAAGCAGAGAGATTGTTACTTGAGGAAGCTCTTAAGGATCCAGCCAATATAAGATTTGTTCTCTTGTCTGAGAG CTGCATCCCGTTGTACAACTTTAGCTATATATACATCTATTTGATGGCTTCTCCTAGGAGTTTTGTAGACAG CTTTCTCGATAAAAAAGAACGACGCTACAACCCAAACATGGCACCATATGTACCAATGAGCAAATGGCGGAAAGGATCTCAG TGGATCACTTTAATCAGGAAGCATGCAGAAGAAGTTGCTGATGACAATATTGTTTTTCCAGCTTTCAAGATGTTCTGCGAG AGAAGTCGCAACTGCATTCCAGATGAACACTATGTGCAGACATTGTTGGCA ATGCATGATAGTGAAGGAGAACTGGAACGTCGAACTATAACCTATACAGAGTGGAGCCAATCTGGGACAAATATGGACAAAAGTAGTTGGCATCCTATGACGTTTAGCTATGCAGATGCAGGACCTGAACAGATCAAGAGAATAAAG GATATCGACAACGTTTACTACGATTCAGAGTACAGAACAGAGTGGTGCCATAATAATTCTACGCAGGTTCCTTGTTTTTTGTTTGCAAGGAAATTCTCACAAGGAGCTGCAATGCGTCTACTGAGTGAAGGAGTTGTTTCTCGGTTTGATGCCTCCGCTATAATGGACCCAACACCATGA
- the LOC132050140 gene encoding glycosyltransferase BC10-like isoform X4, whose amino-acid sequence MIEAERLLLEEALKDPANIRFVLLSESCIPLYNFSYIYIYLMASPRSFVDSFLDKKERRYNPNMAPYVPMSKWRKGSQWITLIRKHAEEVADDNIVFPAFKMFCERSRNCIPDEHYVQTLLAMHDSEGELERRTITYTEWSQSGTNMDKSSWHPMTFSYADAGPEQIKRIKDIDNVYYDSEYRTEWCHNNSTQVPCFLFARKFSQGAAMRLLSEGVVSRFDASAIMDPTP is encoded by the exons ATGATTGAAGCAGAGAGATTGTTACTTGAGGAAGCTCTTAAGGATCCAGCCAATATAAGATTTGTTCTCTTGTCTGAGAG CTGCATCCCGTTGTACAACTTTAGCTATATATACATCTATTTGATGGCTTCTCCTAGGAGTTTTGTAGACAG CTTTCTCGATAAAAAAGAACGACGCTACAACCCAAACATGGCACCATATGTACCAATGAGCAAATGGCGGAAAGGATCTCAG TGGATCACTTTAATCAGGAAGCATGCAGAAGAAGTTGCTGATGACAATATTGTTTTTCCAGCTTTCAAGATGTTCTGCGAG AGAAGTCGCAACTGCATTCCAGATGAACACTATGTGCAGACATTGTTGGCA ATGCATGATAGTGAAGGAGAACTGGAACGTCGAACTATAACCTATACAGAGTGGAGCCAATCTGGGACAAATATGGACAAAAGTAGTTGGCATCCTATGACGTTTAGCTATGCAGATGCAGGACCTGAACAGATCAAGAGAATAAAG GATATCGACAACGTTTACTACGATTCAGAGTACAGAACAGAGTGGTGCCATAATAATTCTACGCAGGTTCCTTGTTTTTTGTTTGCAAGGAAATTCTCACAAGGAGCTGCAATGCGTCTACTGAGTGAAGGAGTTGTTTCTCGGTTTGATGCCTCCGCTATAATGGACCCAACACCATGA
- the LOC132048813 gene encoding uncharacterized protein LOC132048813 — protein MNQAPSITKEQYDQLINMMQQFHITNANKEGEVQMNNAAVNFAGIMAFTSFIDFSKPSCGCFKNRSDLWILDSEATHHMTFNKNQMTNLITLPYPLLLRLPNCYRVKVTEIGSVKISTQITLYKVLFVPSFKYNLMSIHSLVMHLKCIASFSDSSCILQFSDSSCVLLGLSMKSPLEIGKVFDSLYFLFSDCIQRNTPEDHNKTQVSFPVSSHLCCNSKLQCQSHPTLVPSLSSHVSRVHYQSHSHSYQPQSFVINSIHNNKDNAVDSFSSVSHKFDDNLLWHNRLGECILITTYIVNKLPSAPLKSKCPFEILYSQKPFYSHLRSFDCLCYPTTPKPHRTKFDPRATPHVFVGYPFGTKGYKVLSLITKKIQISRDVVFHENIFPFCLSTPSPSIHASPSPFEHDLSSTQSPTHGQSTYEQSPASPDPTTPIMSPIHSDTQPHSPIQPPISPPNSVTRTPNSSYLNDTLLAPTLNHSFSYSTN, from the exons ATGAACCAAGCACCAAGCATAACCAAGGAACAGTATGACCAACTCATCAATATGATGCAGCAGTTTCACatcactaatgctaacaaagaAGGTGAAGTGCAGATGAACAATGCAGCAGTTAACTTTGCAGGTATTATGGCATTTACTTCTTTTATTGATTTTAGTAAACCATCATGTGGATGTTTCAAGAATAGATCTGACTTGTGGATACTAGATTCAGAAGCCACTCACCACATGACATTCAACAAGAACCAGATGACAAACCTTATTACCTTACCTTACCCTTTACTACTTAGACTTCCAAATTGTTATAGAGTAAAAGTCACAGAAATTGGAAGTGTCAAAATTAGTACTCAGATCACACTATATAAAGTATTGTTTGTTCCTAGCTTCAAGTACAATCTGATGTCCATTCATTCTTTAGTGATGCATCTTAAATGTATTGCTTCATTCTCTGATAGTTCTTGTATTTTGCAGTTCTCTGACAGTTCTTGTGTTTTGCTGGGCCTTTCAATGAAGAGCCCTCTGGAAATTGGTAAAGTCTTTGATAGTCTATACTTTCTTTTTTCAGACTGCATACAAAGGAATACTCCTGAAGATCACAATAAGACTCAAGTTTCTTTTCCGGTTTCTAGTCATTTATGTTGTAATAGCAAACTACAATGTCAAAGTCATCCAACTCTTGTTCCTAGTCTTTCATCTCATGTTAGCAGGGTGCATTATCAAAGTCATTCCCACTCCTATCAACCCCAGTCATTTGTAATAAACTCCATTCACAATAATAAAGACAATGCTGTTGATAGTTTCTCTTCTGTTTCTCATAAGTTTGATGATAACTTGCTATGGCACAACAGACTTG GTGAGTGCATCTTAATTACAACCTACATTGTGAACAAACTTCCATCTGCACCCCTCAAGTCCAAATGCCCATTTGAGATCCTATACAGCCAAAAACCTTTCTACTCACACCTTAGAAGCTTTGATTGCTTATGTTATCCAACTACTCCAAAGCCACACAGAACCAAATTTGATCCAAGAGCAACTCCACATGTGTTTGTAGGATATCCCTTTGGAACAAAAGGTTATAAGGTGTTAAGTCTGATAACCAAGAAAATTCAGATTTCAAGAGATGTAGTGTTTCATGAGAATATATTTCCTTTCTGTTTATCCACTCCATCTCCTTCCATTCATGCATCTCCCTCTCCTTTTGAGCATGATCTTTCTTCTACTCAGAGTCCTACTCATGGTCAATCCACTTATGAACAGTCTCCAGCTAGTCCTGATCCTACTACTCCCATTATGTCACCTATACATTCAGATACTCAACCTCATTCACCCATACAACCTCCCATCTCACCTCCTAATTCAGTTACACGTACACCTAACTCATCTTACCTTAATGATACCTTACTTGCACCCACTCTTAATCACTCTTTCTCCTACTCCACCAACTAG